A stretch of the Planctomycetota bacterium genome encodes the following:
- a CDS encoding class I SAM-dependent DNA methyltransferase, with product MSTPATTPDAAATPPEVEAFIDRWGPSGGGERANYQLFLSELCDVIGVPRPDPSKADDAANTYVFDKVVKFAAADGAASNGFIDLYRRGAFVCETKQGVEKQKADALSLAAPSAPKPRRKTGTSVRGTIGWDDSMIAARGQAESYVRALADDNPPFLLVVDIGHSFELYADFSRLGKVYAAFPDARSHRFKLESLRDAAIRERLRGVWLDPLSLDPSRRAAKVTREIAGRIAVLAKRLETKGHDPESVAWFLIRCLFTFFAEDVGLIAKGAFTELLGSVKSSPDSFVPLVGELWKAMDSGTFSTALRKKMKRFNGGIFREHEPLKLDAEEIGLLVEAGECDWQDVEPAIFGTLLERALDPRERHKLGAHFTPRAYVERLVVPTIIEPVRDDWEAARAASLAEASAGRMKEAVAEARKFIEGLGSIRVLDPACGTGNFLYVSMVKLKEIEAEARDWLGQLGEKQSDLEAMERTVDPKQFLGIEINPRAVAIAEVVLWIGWLQWHLRAKVSPNSFSEPILHAYGNIECRDALLEYDRKELVRDEAGKPVTRWDGVTMKKHPVTGEDVPDETATVAVERFVNPRKAAWPECDFIVGNPPFLGSGRMRQRFGEGYAETLRNIYSDVPDSANYVMYWWDKAATLLRAGGVRQFGYITTNAVSQVQNKAVVIRHLAATESPISLVMAIPDHPWVDSEDSANVRIAMTVAVAGEVEGVVFDIEQEIASADDAPVCFFSERRGCIQASLDVGGAAKEVARLRSNRDLTARGMCIVGGGFVVAESQAKAFEVAEGAVSARLLRSFVNGNDITKKTPRKLWLIDCHGHSEQEVRDRWPAVYQWILDRVKPGRDHNNDPARRAKWWLLGRAHLDVRRILAAGRSYLATVMTAKHRVFVRIDGDVIPDQGLVIIGLSDDCWLSVLSSRVHQLWCLQMGGLLESRPRYNNTVCFDPFPFPVISEEQGGVLRDLGEALDAHRKSQQAAHPGLTITGMYNVLEKLREGEALSAKEKAIHDQGLVSVLKKIHDDIDAAVFEAYGWPTTLSDEEILERLVALNHERAEEEKRGIIRWLRPDFQQGAIGGKGGQTELGLADPEADVEELPEDSAPAPRPAKAGRGKKGLPPTARKPVRPESKTPPSKRPQRSKGRFGNVARTAWPAELAEQTKLVRGMLAAVSDTVTAHDLARFFDGAKPTRIAEILDTLVALGHARKAEMSYSAV from the coding sequence ATGAGCACACCGGCAACCACTCCCGATGCCGCCGCAACGCCGCCAGAAGTCGAGGCGTTCATCGACCGATGGGGGCCGAGCGGCGGCGGTGAACGGGCAAACTACCAGCTGTTTCTGTCCGAGCTGTGCGACGTGATCGGGGTCCCGCGGCCCGATCCGAGCAAAGCCGATGACGCGGCGAATACCTACGTCTTCGACAAGGTGGTGAAATTCGCCGCTGCCGACGGCGCCGCGTCCAACGGCTTCATCGATCTCTACCGGCGCGGTGCGTTTGTCTGCGAGACGAAGCAGGGGGTGGAGAAGCAGAAGGCCGATGCCCTGTCTCTTGCCGCTCCGTCCGCCCCGAAGCCGCGGCGCAAGACCGGCACGAGCGTCCGCGGCACCATCGGCTGGGACGACTCGATGATCGCCGCGCGGGGCCAGGCAGAGAGCTATGTCAGGGCGCTGGCCGACGACAACCCGCCATTTCTCCTCGTCGTCGACATCGGCCACTCCTTCGAGCTGTACGCCGATTTCTCGCGGCTCGGCAAGGTCTACGCGGCATTTCCCGACGCTCGATCCCATCGCTTCAAGCTCGAGTCGCTCAGGGACGCCGCCATCCGGGAGCGCCTCCGCGGCGTCTGGCTGGATCCGCTGTCCCTCGATCCATCGCGCCGCGCGGCGAAGGTGACGCGCGAGATCGCCGGCCGGATCGCCGTTCTCGCAAAACGCCTTGAAACCAAGGGGCACGATCCCGAGAGCGTGGCGTGGTTCCTGATCCGTTGCCTGTTCACCTTCTTCGCCGAAGACGTGGGCCTGATTGCCAAGGGAGCCTTCACCGAGCTGCTCGGCTCCGTGAAGAGCTCCCCCGACTCGTTCGTGCCGCTGGTGGGAGAGCTGTGGAAAGCGATGGATTCGGGCACGTTTTCCACCGCTCTCCGCAAGAAGATGAAGCGTTTCAACGGCGGCATCTTCCGGGAGCACGAGCCGCTCAAGCTCGATGCCGAGGAGATCGGCTTGCTCGTCGAGGCGGGGGAGTGCGACTGGCAGGACGTGGAACCGGCGATCTTCGGCACCCTCCTCGAGCGGGCGCTCGATCCGCGCGAGCGACACAAGCTCGGTGCCCATTTCACTCCCCGCGCCTACGTCGAGCGGCTCGTCGTGCCGACGATCATCGAGCCGGTCCGTGACGATTGGGAGGCGGCACGCGCCGCAAGCCTCGCCGAGGCGAGCGCGGGCCGGATGAAGGAGGCCGTGGCGGAGGCGCGGAAGTTCATCGAGGGTCTGGGAAGCATTCGCGTCCTCGATCCAGCCTGCGGTACCGGCAACTTCCTCTACGTGTCGATGGTCAAGCTCAAGGAGATCGAGGCCGAGGCCCGCGACTGGCTGGGGCAACTCGGCGAGAAGCAGAGCGACCTCGAGGCGATGGAGCGGACGGTCGACCCGAAGCAGTTTCTGGGCATCGAGATCAATCCCCGCGCCGTCGCGATCGCGGAGGTGGTGCTGTGGATTGGCTGGCTCCAGTGGCACCTGCGCGCGAAGGTGTCTCCCAACAGCTTCTCGGAGCCGATCCTCCACGCCTACGGCAACATCGAATGCCGCGACGCGCTGCTGGAATACGACAGGAAGGAGCTCGTCCGCGACGAGGCCGGCAAGCCGGTGACGCGCTGGGACGGCGTGACGATGAAGAAGCATCCCGTGACCGGCGAGGACGTGCCCGACGAGACGGCGACGGTGGCGGTCGAACGGTTCGTGAATCCGCGGAAGGCGGCATGGCCTGAGTGCGATTTTATTGTCGGGAATCCGCCGTTTTTGGGCTCGGGGCGAATGCGGCAGAGGTTCGGAGAGGGCTATGCCGAAACCCTTCGAAACATCTACAGCGACGTGCCGGACTCAGCCAATTACGTGATGTACTGGTGGGATAAAGCCGCAACTCTACTGAGGGCTGGCGGTGTGCGGCAATTCGGATACATCACAACTAATGCTGTGAGCCAGGTTCAGAACAAGGCGGTAGTGATAAGGCACCTGGCTGCCACAGAGTCCCCGATATCACTTGTAATGGCTATTCCTGATCATCCGTGGGTCGATAGCGAAGACTCCGCAAACGTGCGAATTGCGATGACCGTAGCAGTAGCAGGTGAGGTTGAGGGAGTCGTCTTCGATATTGAGCAAGAGATCGCGAGCGCCGATGATGCCCCAGTTTGCTTCTTCTCAGAGCGACGAGGATGCATTCAGGCGTCACTTGATGTGGGAGGAGCAGCAAAAGAAGTTGCTCGGCTACGGTCTAATCGCGATTTAACCGCGAGAGGGATGTGTATTGTCGGCGGTGGCTTCGTCGTGGCAGAGTCTCAGGCAAAGGCGTTTGAGGTCGCCGAAGGAGCTGTGTCCGCGAGGCTCTTACGGTCGTTCGTTAATGGCAATGATATTACGAAAAAGACCCCGAGGAAACTATGGCTGATCGACTGCCACGGTCATTCGGAACAGGAGGTCCGGGACCGGTGGCCCGCCGTGTACCAGTGGATACTGGATCGAGTTAAGCCAGGGCGAGATCATAACAATGATCCAGCTAGGCGCGCGAAGTGGTGGCTTCTAGGAAGAGCGCACCTGGATGTTCGTCGAATACTGGCGGCAGGCCGCTCGTATCTGGCAACCGTAATGACTGCTAAGCATCGGGTATTTGTTAGAATCGATGGCGATGTAATTCCTGATCAGGGGTTAGTGATTATCGGCTTAAGTGATGACTGTTGGCTTAGTGTGTTGTCTAGCCGCGTGCACCAGCTGTGGTGTCTCCAAATGGGCGGCCTTTTGGAGAGTCGACCGAGGTACAACAACACGGTCTGCTTCGATCCATTTCCATTTCCTGTGATTAGTGAAGAGCAGGGCGGAGTGCTGCGCGACCTGGGCGAAGCCCTCGACGCGCATCGCAAGTCGCAGCAGGCAGCGCATCCCGGGCTGACGATTACCGGGATGTACAACGTCTTGGAGAAGCTGCGGGAAGGCGAGGCGCTGTCCGCCAAGGAGAAGGCGATTCACGACCAAGGGCTGGTGAGCGTGCTCAAGAAGATCCACGACGACATCGACGCGGCCGTCTTCGAGGCCTACGGATGGCCAACGACCCTGTCGGACGAAGAGATCCTCGAGCGGCTGGTCGCACTCAACCACGAGCGGGCGGAGGAGGAGAAGCGAGGAATCATCCGCTGGCTCCGGCCAGACTTCCAACAGGGCGCGATCGGTGGGAAGGGCGGCCAGACGGAGCTCGGGCTTGCCGATCCTGAGGCGGACGTGGAGGAGCTCCCGGAGGACTCCGCGCCCGCGCCTCGCCCAGCCAAGGCGGGGCGCGGAAAGAAGGGGCTTCCTCCGACGGCCCGAAAGCCGGTCCGGCCCGAGTCGAAGACTCCGCCAAGCAAGCGGCCGCAAAGATCCAAGGGCAGGTTTGGTAACGTGGCGCGGACCGCCTGGCCGGCGGAGCTCGCCGAGCAGACGAAGCTCGTGCGCGGCATGCTTGCGGCGGTGAGCGACACCGTGACGGCGCACGATCTTGCCAGGTTTTTTGACGGAGCCAAACCGACCCGGATCGCGGAGATCCTCGACACCCTGGTGGCCCTGGGACATGCCCGGAAGGCAGAAATGAGCTATTCGGCGGTATGA
- a CDS encoding serine hydroxymethyltransferase, protein MNFVEQDDPEVWAAISAEQTRQAEGLEMIASENFTSPAVMQAVGSVLTNKYAEGYPGHRYYGGCEFVDKVEDLARQRLKSLYGAEHVNVQPHSGSQANAAVYMTAIQPGDTVLAFDLAHGGHLTHGMKLNASGVLYRFVHYGVRATDHRLDFDQVARLAREHKPKLIVAGASAYPREIPHGTFAEIAREVGAKLMVDMAHYAGLVAAGIHDNPVPVADFVTSTTHKTLRGPRGGIAMCRAADGKALDRSVFPGQQGGPLMHVIAGKAVAFGEALRPDFKAYARQVVANARALAEALAGGGVRLVSGGTDNHLMLVDVTPLSIGGKLAEETLDRCGITCNKNMIPFDERKPMDPSGIRLGTPALTTRGMGADEMRRIAAWILRALREHGDPRAIAAIRAAVTELAEQFPVPAARLGQPEAVAG, encoded by the coding sequence GTGAACTTCGTCGAACAGGATGATCCCGAAGTCTGGGCCGCGATCTCCGCCGAGCAGACCCGGCAGGCCGAGGGCCTGGAGATGATCGCCAGCGAAAACTTCACCAGCCCCGCCGTGATGCAGGCCGTGGGCAGCGTGCTGACCAACAAATACGCCGAAGGCTATCCGGGCCATCGCTATTACGGCGGCTGCGAATTCGTCGACAAGGTCGAGGACCTGGCGCGGCAGCGGCTCAAGAGCCTGTATGGGGCCGAGCATGTCAACGTCCAGCCCCACTCCGGCAGCCAGGCCAACGCCGCCGTCTACATGACCGCGATCCAGCCGGGCGACACCGTCCTCGCCTTCGACCTCGCCCACGGCGGCCACCTCACCCACGGCATGAAGCTCAACGCCTCGGGGGTTCTGTACCGGTTCGTCCATTACGGCGTCCGCGCCACCGACCATCGCCTCGACTTCGACCAGGTCGCCCGGCTCGCCCGCGAACACAAGCCGAAGCTGATCGTGGCCGGCGCCAGCGCCTACCCGCGCGAGATTCCCCACGGCACGTTCGCCGAGATCGCCCGCGAGGTCGGCGCGAAGCTGATGGTCGACATGGCTCACTACGCCGGGCTCGTCGCCGCCGGGATCCACGACAACCCCGTGCCGGTCGCCGACTTCGTCACCAGCACCACCCACAAGACGCTCCGCGGGCCGCGCGGCGGGATCGCGATGTGCCGCGCCGCCGACGGCAAGGCGCTCGACCGTTCGGTATTTCCCGGGCAGCAGGGGGGGCCGCTGATGCACGTCATCGCCGGCAAGGCGGTGGCGTTCGGCGAGGCGCTGCGCCCCGACTTCAAGGCCTACGCCCGGCAGGTCGTGGCCAACGCCCGGGCGCTCGCCGAGGCGCTCGCGGGCGGCGGCGTGCGGCTCGTGAGCGGCGGCACCGACAACCACCTGATGCTCGTCGACGTCACGCCGCTTTCGATCGGCGGCAAGCTCGCCGAGGAGACGCTCGACCGCTGCGGGATCACCTGCAACAAGAACATGATCCCGTTCGACGAGCGCAAGCCGATGGATCCCTCCGGCATCCGCCTCGGCACCCCGGCACTCACGACCCGCGGGATGGGAGCCGACGAGATGCGGCGGATCGCCGCCTGGATCCTCCGGGCGCTGCGCGAGCATGGCGATCCGCGGGCGATCGCCGCGATCCGGGCCGCCGTGACGGAACTGGCCGAGCAGTTTCCCGTGCCCGCGGCCCGGCTCGGCCAGCCCGAGGCGGTGGCTGGATGA
- a CDS encoding carbon-nitrogen hydrolase: MSSPGGERSVGGRPTVRIGLVQAACSPDREANVTQALDGIAAAASQGAEVVCLQELFAGHYPCQDEDHDRFAEAEGVPGPLTQRLAAAARAHRVVVVGSVFERRTPGLFHNTAVIFESDGSVRGTYRKMHIPDDPHYYEKFYFAPGDTGFMSVPTSKLAVGPLVCWDQWYPEAARLTALAGADALFYPTAIGWLDGEESLHGEQYESWDTMLRSHAIANGTFVVAVNRTGREGNLRFWGASVVYAPNGACLAKASHDRPETFVVDCDLGRIEWSRTRWPFFRDRRIDAYGGLTARWGH, encoded by the coding sequence ATGAGCTCGCCGGGTGGGGAACGCTCGGTCGGTGGCCGGCCGACGGTGCGGATCGGCCTGGTGCAGGCGGCGTGTTCGCCTGACCGCGAGGCCAACGTCACCCAGGCCCTCGACGGCATCGCCGCCGCGGCATCGCAGGGGGCGGAGGTCGTCTGCCTGCAGGAATTGTTCGCCGGCCACTATCCCTGCCAAGACGAGGACCACGACCGCTTCGCCGAGGCCGAGGGAGTTCCCGGGCCGCTCACGCAGCGCCTCGCCGCTGCGGCCCGCGCGCACCGCGTCGTCGTCGTCGGGAGCGTGTTCGAGCGGCGCACGCCGGGGCTGTTCCACAACACCGCCGTGATCTTCGAGAGCGACGGCTCGGTCCGCGGCACCTACCGGAAGATGCACATCCCCGACGATCCCCATTACTACGAGAAGTTCTATTTCGCGCCGGGCGACACCGGCTTCATGAGCGTGCCGACGAGCAAGCTGGCGGTGGGGCCGCTGGTCTGCTGGGACCAGTGGTACCCCGAAGCGGCGCGGTTGACGGCGCTCGCCGGCGCCGACGCGCTCTTCTACCCGACGGCGATCGGCTGGCTCGACGGCGAGGAATCGCTGCACGGCGAGCAGTACGAGTCGTGGGATACGATGCTCAGGAGCCACGCGATCGCCAACGGGACGTTTGTCGTCGCGGTCAACCGGACCGGCCGGGAGGGGAACCTGCGCTTCTGGGGGGCGAGCGTGGTCTACGCCCCCAACGGCGCGTGCCTCGCCAAAGCGTCCCACGACCGCCCGGAGACGTTCGTCGTCGACTGCGATCTGGGGCGGATCGAATGGTCGCGGACGCGTTGGCCGTTCTTCCGCGATCGCCGGATCGACGCCTACGGTGGCCTGACGGCGCGGTGGGGGCACTGA
- a CDS encoding agmatine deiminase family protein: MATRAREPATGRGGEGVAALGYRLPAEWEPQQAVWMAWPHRWATWVGDVEPVPAAFARLVRLIARFVPVRVLAAGTVLDTARRWLAGAADVTLVDVAAEEPWLRDSGPVWLSAHAAGSPAAAVCWGWNAWGGRYAPWEIDARVGRAIATRAGRRVFTGPMVLEGGALETDGEGTLLVNHRCIEDERRNPGRSRAELEATLRHFLGIDTVVWIGGDLAGDDTDGHVDQLARFVAPGRVLAARQPDRGDPNHASLAGNLGLLAASHDARGRKLEVIPVDIPAHFGHAGTQLPASHLNYLVCNDAVIVPVFGGPTDEPALRTIAECFPGRRVEPCPADVLVRGRGAIHCLTCNEPA; the protein is encoded by the coding sequence ATGGCCACCCGCGCGCGAGAGCCGGCGACCGGCCGGGGCGGGGAGGGTGTGGCCGCACTCGGCTACCGACTCCCCGCCGAATGGGAGCCTCAGCAGGCGGTCTGGATGGCCTGGCCGCACCGCTGGGCGACGTGGGTCGGCGACGTGGAGCCGGTGCCGGCGGCGTTCGCGCGGTTGGTGCGATTGATCGCGCGCTTTGTGCCGGTGCGCGTGCTCGCCGCCGGCACCGTCCTCGACACCGCGCGGCGGTGGCTCGCCGGCGCCGCCGACGTGACGCTCGTCGATGTCGCGGCCGAGGAACCGTGGCTCCGCGATTCGGGCCCGGTGTGGCTGTCGGCGCACGCGGCGGGCAGCCCGGCGGCGGCCGTCTGCTGGGGCTGGAACGCCTGGGGCGGCCGCTACGCTCCCTGGGAGATCGATGCCCGCGTCGGCCGGGCGATCGCGACCCGTGCCGGGCGGCGCGTGTTCACCGGACCGATGGTCCTCGAGGGAGGAGCGCTCGAGACCGACGGCGAGGGAACGCTGTTGGTCAATCACCGCTGCATCGAGGACGAACGCCGTAACCCGGGCCGGTCGCGTGCCGAACTGGAAGCGACGCTGCGCCATTTCCTCGGCATCGACACGGTCGTCTGGATCGGCGGAGATCTGGCCGGCGACGACACCGACGGCCACGTCGACCAGCTGGCGCGGTTCGTCGCCCCCGGGCGCGTGCTCGCCGCCCGGCAACCCGATCGCGGTGATCCCAACCACGCGTCGCTGGCCGGGAATCTCGGGCTCCTCGCCGCCTCCCACGACGCCCGCGGCCGGAAGCTCGAGGTGATCCCCGTCGACATCCCCGCCCACTTCGGCCATGCCGGCACGCAACTGCCGGCCAGCCACCTCAATTACCTCGTCTGCAACGACGCCGTGATCGTGCCGGTGTTCGGCGGCCCGACCGACGAGCCGGCCCTGCGGACGATTGCCGAATGTTTCCCGGGCCGGCGCGTCGAGCCCTGCCCGGCCGACGTCCTCGTCCGCGGCCGCGGTGCGATCCACTGCCTGACCTGCAACGAGCCGGCCTGA
- a CDS encoding helix-turn-helix transcriptional regulator, producing the protein MIHNDKEYREAVDRLAEEQTRLAGYRARLRDEGLSTESIKRVVDPMESFHLQLREEVDSYERLKRQEFEEIDNFRGFGHMLISLRIAKGITQRELAKRHGVHESQVSRDERNEYHGILLERAVKVLESLQVRVRTRVEIDLEPRDVATA; encoded by the coding sequence ATGATCCACAACGACAAGGAATACCGAGAAGCCGTCGATCGGCTGGCTGAGGAACAAACCCGCCTCGCGGGGTATCGGGCACGATTGAGGGACGAGGGACTTTCCACGGAGTCGATCAAACGGGTCGTCGATCCCATGGAGTCATTCCACCTCCAGTTGAGGGAGGAGGTTGATAGCTACGAGAGACTGAAGCGGCAGGAGTTCGAAGAGATTGACAACTTCCGCGGATTCGGCCACATGCTCATCTCGCTGCGCATCGCGAAAGGGATCACACAGCGGGAGTTGGCCAAACGCCACGGGGTGCACGAGTCGCAGGTTTCGCGCGACGAGCGGAACGAGTATCATGGCATTTTGCTCGAACGGGCGGTGAAGGTCCTCGAGTCGCTCCAGGTGCGCGTGCGGACCCGGGTGGAGATCGATTTGGAGCCACGCGATGTTGCGACAGCGTGA